One Niallia circulans DNA segment encodes these proteins:
- a CDS encoding SDR family NAD(P)-dependent oxidoreductase, giving the protein MKTKTILITGATDGIGMVAAKELAKQGHKVIVHGRNENKAKKVVDEIKASTGNNEVDYILADLFSFESIKQMSINFKQRYDHLDVLINNAGAVLDNERSITKDGIEKTMALNVLAPLLLTQLLLDILKKSKDARVINMSSASHRASGKPNMADLNLEENYSAQKRYGLSKLYVIWNTRHMSRLLKDQGVNNVTVNVSHPGAVATNFGQDSDKGIITNLIYKIALPIMASPEKGASTNVFLATSPTVTGITGKYFGNSKEIKPYDRFYSVENEKTVWDYCMNVINPYLLYKY; this is encoded by the coding sequence ATGAAAACAAAAACCATTTTAATCACTGGTGCAACGGACGGAATTGGCATGGTGGCTGCTAAAGAATTAGCCAAGCAAGGACACAAAGTCATTGTTCACGGCCGTAACGAAAATAAAGCCAAAAAAGTAGTAGATGAAATAAAAGCATCTACTGGAAACAATGAAGTTGATTATATACTAGCAGACTTATTCTCTTTTGAGTCTATCAAGCAAATGAGCATTAATTTTAAACAACGTTATGATCACCTTGATGTTTTAATCAATAATGCTGGAGCTGTTTTAGATAACGAACGCTCCATTACGAAAGATGGCATTGAAAAGACGATGGCATTGAACGTTTTAGCTCCCTTGCTTTTAACGCAATTACTACTGGATATCTTAAAAAAAAGCAAAGATGCACGGGTGATTAACATGTCATCAGCTTCCCATCGTGCCAGTGGAAAACCAAACATGGCAGATCTGAACCTTGAGGAAAACTATTCCGCACAGAAAAGATATGGACTATCTAAGCTTTACGTGATTTGGAACACACGTCATATGTCTCGATTACTTAAAGATCAAGGAGTAAATAATGTTACAGTCAATGTGTCACATCCTGGTGCAGTTGCCACAAATTTTGGTCAAGACAGTGATAAAGGCATTATAACAAATCTTATATATAAAATCGCCTTGCCAATTATGGCGAGCCCAGAAAAAGGAGCTTCAACAAATGTATTTTTAGCTACATCGCCAACTGTAACAGGCATTACAGGAAAATACTTCGGCAATTCTAAGGAAATCAAACCTTACGATCGCTTCTACTCAGTCGAAAATGAAAAAACGGTTTGGGATTATTGTATGAATGTTATTAATCCATATTTATTATATAAGTATTAA
- a CDS encoding glycoside hydrolase family 1 protein, translating into MTNKFPENFLWGAATSAGQVEGGWDKGGKGPSVLDVLGGSIDGSAFRIQTHEVKPDVYYPGQVASDFYHNFKEDIRLFAELGLKAYRMSIAWSRIFPNGDETEPNEEGLKFYDEVFHELKKYNIEPIVTILHYDAPLNLANKFGGWTSRDMINSYLNYCEVLFTRYKGKVKHWITFNEINCLLVPFGILTAGAVNIPIKSEENTKKIRIQALHHQFIASAKAVAMGHEIDEDNKIGCMIAYMCSYPLTCRPEDIRLAQEHDQIKNMLCGDVQVRGYYPRYAERYFKEKNIELQMLPEDEEILRKGKVDFYSMSYYMTNCIGIEEDQEMMSGNLVIGAKNPYLKATEWGWQIDPLGLRWVLNNVYDRYQIPIMIVENGMGTTDIVTEDDKVFDDYRIDYLSRHIDQMAKSIEDGVELIGYTPWSALDLVSLSGGTMRKRYGFIYVDTDDQGNGTLKRIKKESFYWYQNVIKTNGQEINGTKLNQFQ; encoded by the coding sequence ATGACTAATAAATTTCCAGAAAACTTTTTATGGGGAGCAGCTACATCCGCAGGACAGGTTGAAGGTGGATGGGATAAAGGAGGGAAAGGGCCAAGTGTATTAGACGTACTAGGGGGAAGTATAGATGGTAGTGCGTTCAGAATTCAAACACATGAGGTCAAGCCAGACGTTTATTATCCTGGACAGGTAGCAAGTGATTTCTATCATAATTTTAAAGAAGATATCCGGCTTTTTGCAGAGCTGGGTTTAAAAGCATATAGAATGTCTATTGCATGGAGTCGTATCTTTCCAAATGGAGATGAAACAGAACCTAATGAGGAAGGTTTAAAATTCTATGATGAAGTATTTCATGAATTAAAAAAATACAATATTGAACCTATTGTTACTATTCTTCATTATGATGCTCCACTTAATTTAGCTAATAAGTTTGGTGGCTGGACGAGTCGAGATATGATTAATTCATATTTAAATTATTGTGAAGTATTATTCACCCGTTATAAAGGGAAGGTAAAACACTGGATTACATTTAACGAGATTAACTGTCTTTTAGTACCATTTGGTATTCTTACTGCTGGTGCAGTAAATATACCAATCAAATCTGAAGAAAATACGAAGAAAATCCGCATACAAGCACTTCACCATCAATTTATTGCTAGTGCAAAGGCTGTAGCAATGGGACATGAAATTGACGAAGATAATAAAATAGGTTGTATGATTGCATATATGTGTAGTTATCCTTTAACTTGTCGACCAGAAGACATTAGATTAGCACAGGAACACGATCAGATTAAAAATATGCTATGTGGCGATGTTCAAGTGAGAGGATACTACCCAAGATATGCAGAACGCTATTTTAAAGAAAAGAATATTGAGCTACAGATGTTACCTGAAGATGAGGAAATATTGCGCAAAGGGAAAGTTGATTTCTATTCAATGAGTTACTATATGACAAACTGTATAGGTATTGAAGAAGATCAAGAAATGATGTCTGGTAATTTAGTAATTGGAGCCAAGAACCCATACTTAAAAGCAACGGAATGGGGATGGCAGATTGATCCATTAGGATTGCGTTGGGTATTAAATAATGTTTATGATCGTTATCAAATTCCTATTATGATTGTAGAAAATGGTATGGGAACTACTGATATAGTTACGGAAGATGATAAGGTATTTGACGATTATCGAATTGATTATCTAAGTAGGCATATAGATCAAATGGCTAAATCCATTGAAGATGGTGTAGAGTTAATAGGTTATACACCTTGGAGTGCTTTAGATTTAGTTAGCCTTTCAGGTGGTACTATGCGGAAAAGATACGGATTTATATATGTCGATACAGATGATCAAGGAAATGGAACTTTAAAAAGAATAAAAAAAGAATCCTTTTATTGGTATCAAAATGTAATAAAAACAAATGGGCAAGAAATTAATGGGACGAAGTTAAATCAATTTCAGTAG
- a CDS encoding helix-turn-helix domain-containing protein has product MSNYITMQDLADRFYMTKAAIALKIEMIKKWMDRFEGIDLEVNRINVFLVHGNERKKRAYCAQNGTIYAFKSLPLPIVLLKY; this is encoded by the coding sequence TTGAGTAATTATATAACTATGCAAGACTTAGCGGATAGATTTTATATGACAAAAGCGGCAATTGCCTTGAAAATTGAAATGATCAAGAAATGGATGGATCGTTTCGAAGGAATAGATTTAGAAGTAAATAGAATTAATGTGTTTTTGGTACATGGAAATGAAAGAAAAAAACGCGCATATTGTGCACAGAATGGTACAATTTATGCTTTTAAAAGCCTCCCACTTCCAATAGTATTGTTAAAATATTAA
- a CDS encoding NAD(P)-dependent alcohol dehydrogenase, with protein sequence MCKTHALSVSSANAQFEKTTIERRELRPDDVLIDIKFSGICHTDVHMIQNDNGYSRFPMVPGHEMTGVVEAVGTEVTKFTVGDRVGAGPLVNSCGECENCLQGETMFCTKGMVMMYNSQDYDGSVTYGSYSQKIVIKQDYVLRIPDNLELDAASPLLCAGATAYYPLKHWEIGPGKKIAIVGIGGIGHLAIKYAHALGAEVTALSQTMEKESDALKFGADHYYATSDPNTFTKLAGQFDVILNTTSANLNLDAYVSMLNINGTFVIIGDSGKPQQFNTLSILMGRRRIAATPGGGIPETQEMLNFSAQHNIAPEIEVINANQINEAFDRLKRNDVRYRFVIDTSTL encoded by the coding sequence ATGTGTAAAACTCATGCTTTAAGTGTTTCAAGTGCTAATGCGCAATTTGAAAAAACAACAATTGAGAGAAGAGAATTGCGTCCTGATGATGTATTAATAGATATCAAGTTTAGTGGGATATGCCATACTGACGTTCATATGATACAAAATGATAATGGGTACTCAAGATTCCCGATGGTTCCTGGACATGAAATGACAGGAGTTGTTGAAGCAGTAGGTACAGAAGTGACGAAGTTTACTGTTGGTGATCGGGTTGGAGCTGGGCCTCTTGTCAATTCCTGTGGAGAGTGTGAGAATTGTCTACAAGGTGAAACCATGTTTTGCACAAAAGGAATGGTTATGATGTATAACTCTCAAGACTATGATGGTAGTGTAACATATGGTAGTTACAGCCAAAAAATTGTCATAAAACAAGACTATGTTCTCCGAATTCCGGACAATTTAGAGTTAGACGCTGCTAGCCCACTACTTTGCGCAGGAGCTACAGCTTACTATCCATTGAAGCACTGGGAAATAGGACCAGGTAAAAAAATAGCTATTGTAGGCATTGGGGGAATAGGCCACTTAGCCATTAAATATGCCCATGCATTAGGTGCAGAAGTTACTGCCTTAAGTCAGACTATGGAAAAGGAAAGCGATGCATTAAAATTTGGTGCAGATCATTACTACGCAACAAGTGATCCAAATACATTTACAAAGCTAGCAGGCCAGTTTGATGTTATCTTAAACACTACATCAGCAAATCTTAATTTGGATGCGTATGTTTCTATGCTTAATATTAACGGTACATTTGTTATAATCGGTGATTCTGGAAAGCCTCAACAATTTAATACGCTTAGCATACTGATGGGACGTCGCAGAATTGCTGCAACTCCAGGGGGTGGAATTCCTGAAACACAAGAAATGCTTAATTTCTCCGCACAACACAATATTGCCCCTGAAATAGAAGTAATAAATGCAAATCAAATTAATGAGGCGTTTGATAGGCTTAAACGTAATGATGTAAGGTATCGATTTGTTATTGATACATCTACTTTGTAA
- a CDS encoding MBL fold metallo-hydrolase, giving the protein MILGEEQLRNTSLRKQQSKNFSKGKFKYPNETPIDYSFKALLPVMLDYIKGNPNKRPTETLRVQQISTLTSKSNKASVTWLGHSTSIIQLDGKLLLLDPNFEAYSSPFKLGGKRYSKELPIEVHNLPELDAVLISHDHYDHLDSKTIKKLTNKVKMFLVPLGIGSHLQRWGIKAEQIIELDWWEEAEFFGLTFRCTPAKHSSGRGMFDHNATLWCSWIIEGKDEKIFFGGDSGYGPHFKEIGDKYGPFDVTLLEAGQYDNSGWWPLHMLPEETVQAHIELQGKTLLPIHWGAFTLAIHDWDEPIERVLKAAVERNVIVAAPRIGENVDIGSTQGPVFPWWRIYKGGCDRL; this is encoded by the coding sequence ATGATACTTGGAGAAGAACAGTTGCGAAATACAAGTTTACGAAAACAACAATCGAAAAACTTTAGTAAAGGAAAATTTAAGTATCCAAATGAAACGCCGATTGACTACAGTTTTAAGGCTTTGCTACCAGTGATGCTTGATTATATTAAAGGAAATCCCAATAAGCGTCCTACTGAAACACTTCGGGTTCAACAAATATCAACACTTACCAGCAAATCAAATAAAGCATCTGTTACATGGTTAGGGCATTCTACTTCAATAATCCAATTAGATGGCAAATTATTATTGTTAGATCCAAACTTTGAGGCATATTCTTCTCCTTTTAAATTAGGCGGAAAACGTTATAGTAAGGAGCTACCAATAGAGGTTCATAATCTTCCTGAGCTTGATGCTGTACTTATATCACATGACCACTATGATCATTTAGATTCTAAAACGATAAAGAAATTAACTAATAAGGTTAAAATGTTTCTTGTTCCATTAGGCATAGGAAGCCATCTGCAAAGATGGGGGATTAAGGCAGAACAGATTATTGAACTTGACTGGTGGGAAGAAGCTGAGTTTTTCGGTCTAACGTTTCGTTGTACACCAGCAAAGCACTCATCTGGAAGAGGAATGTTTGATCATAATGCTACCTTATGGTGTTCATGGATTATTGAGGGCAAGGATGAAAAGATATTTTTTGGTGGAGATAGTGGTTATGGTCCGCACTTTAAGGAAATTGGTGATAAATATGGCCCGTTTGATGTAACGCTCCTGGAAGCTGGACAATATGACAACAGCGGCTGGTGGCCATTGCATATGTTGCCAGAGGAAACAGTTCAAGCTCATATTGAACTCCAAGGTAAAACCTTGCTCCCAATTCACTGGGGGGCATTTACATTGGCAATTCATGATTGGGATGAGCCCATTGAACGTGTTCTGAAAGCTGCAGTTGAAAGAAACGTTATTGTTGCTGCACCTCGCATTGGCGAAAATGTTGACATTGGTTCGACTCAAGGACCAGTATTTCCTTGGTGGAGAATATATAAGGGGGGATGCGATAGATTGTAA
- a CDS encoding TetR/AcrR family transcriptional regulator, with protein sequence MRNKDKNKNEAIFQATIQLLNEVGFSDISMFKIAKRANVSPSTIYIYFKNKEDMLSKLYAMVKQKMSNQILAGIEDTMPIKTAFEIVIRNQIEFIFNYKAEFLFLEQFSNSPLLQILCLEDSSYMFLPLFKLVDRGIEQKILKECDILLLLVQVHAPVAALVKQHFNGEWKLNEKNIGDLIELSWDAIKA encoded by the coding sequence ATGAGAAACAAAGACAAAAATAAAAATGAAGCTATTTTTCAAGCTACCATTCAACTATTAAATGAGGTCGGCTTCTCGGATATATCAATGTTTAAAATTGCCAAGCGTGCTAATGTTTCCCCTTCAACTATTTATATTTATTTTAAAAATAAGGAGGATATGTTAAGTAAGCTTTATGCAATGGTCAAGCAAAAGATGAGTAATCAAATTCTTGCGGGAATAGAGGATACAATGCCTATAAAGACTGCGTTTGAGATTGTTATTCGAAATCAAATTGAATTTATATTTAATTATAAAGCTGAATTTCTATTTCTGGAACAATTTAGCAATTCCCCTTTGCTACAAATTTTATGTTTGGAGGATTCAAGCTACATGTTCCTTCCATTGTTTAAACTGGTTGATAGGGGAATTGAGCAAAAAATTTTAAAAGAATGTGACATTTTGTTGCTGTTAGTTCAAGTCCATGCGCCAGTTGCGGCACTTGTTAAGCAGCATTTTAATGGTGAATGGAAACTAAATGAGAAAAATATAGGTGACTTAATTGAACTGAGTTGGGATGCTATTAAAGCTTAG
- a CDS encoding TetR/AcrR family transcriptional regulator codes for MRKKDNNKKEAIVKAIIQQINEIGFVNVSMSKIAKAAGVSASTLYIYYENKEDMIQKVYLDVKTQMLLDCSKNLTSEAPVKQSIMQFCENILLFLKNRGDYFIFLEQASNSPVLNSLSVKDFDTSSRMVYQVFEKGINEGILKQTNPNILIGFCMYPISQIYKENLNSKEYINEVDFIEVFQMCWDAIKA; via the coding sequence ATGAGAAAAAAAGATAATAATAAAAAAGAAGCGATTGTGAAAGCAATCATCCAACAAATTAATGAAATTGGCTTTGTGAATGTCTCCATGTCTAAAATTGCTAAAGCAGCTGGCGTCTCTGCTTCAACCCTGTATATTTATTATGAGAACAAGGAGGATATGATCCAAAAGGTTTACTTGGACGTTAAAACACAGATGCTGCTTGACTGTTCTAAAAATTTAACTTCTGAAGCTCCGGTTAAGCAATCTATTATGCAATTTTGTGAAAATATCCTTCTATTCCTCAAGAACAGAGGAGATTATTTTATTTTTTTAGAGCAAGCTTCTAATTCGCCTGTTTTAAATTCTTTATCGGTAAAAGATTTTGATACATCAAGTCGCATGGTTTATCAGGTCTTTGAAAAAGGCATAAACGAAGGTATTTTAAAGCAAACGAATCCCAATATACTTATTGGATTTTGTATGTATCCTATTTCCCAAATTTATAAGGAAAATCTTAATTCCAAGGAATATATCAATGAGGTTGACTTTATAGAAGTATTTCAAATGTGTTGGGATGCAATTAAAGCATAA